One genomic region from Gemmatimonadota bacterium encodes:
- a CDS encoding carbohydrate kinase family protein encodes MTGAGGGRLGVVGTLVWDTIRRPGRAPVQEWGGIAYALGGLEAALPDGWEVVPLLKVGADLDARARAFLRTLPRVQHEAVTTVADPNNRVELVYADRERRTERLSGGVAPWTPAELLPRLEGLDAVYVNFISGFELTLETAEWLRHAFAGPIYADLHSLFLAVSATGLRTPRALPELARWLRCFDVVQMNEAEFDLLAEASGDPWHLAAGLVGGPLRLMLVTLGERGAACVTAPDFQDDPAGWAEARRALFPRGTATSRHITALEVVADPDPTGCGDVWGATCFARLLAGDALAEAMSRANRVAARNAALNGATGLHLHLAGKLASEVSR; translated from the coding sequence GTGACCGGCGCCGGCGGCGGCCGCCTCGGGGTGGTGGGCACCCTGGTCTGGGACACCATCCGCCGCCCGGGGCGGGCGCCGGTCCAGGAGTGGGGCGGGATCGCCTACGCCCTCGGTGGCCTGGAGGCCGCGCTCCCCGACGGCTGGGAGGTCGTCCCGCTCCTCAAGGTGGGCGCCGACCTGGACGCGCGCGCGCGCGCATTCCTGCGCACGCTTCCGCGCGTGCAGCACGAAGCGGTCACCACGGTGGCCGATCCCAACAACCGCGTCGAGCTCGTCTACGCCGACCGGGAACGGCGCACCGAGAGGCTGTCGGGCGGTGTGGCACCGTGGACGCCGGCGGAGCTGCTTCCACGCCTGGAGGGCCTGGACGCCGTCTACGTCAACTTCATCTCCGGCTTCGAGCTCACGCTGGAGACCGCCGAGTGGTTGCGTCACGCGTTCGCCGGTCCCATCTACGCGGACCTGCACTCCCTCTTCCTGGCGGTCTCGGCCACGGGGTTGCGCACCCCCCGGGCGCTCCCCGAGCTGGCGCGCTGGCTGCGCTGCTTCGACGTGGTGCAGATGAACGAGGCGGAGTTCGATCTGCTCGCCGAGGCCTCGGGAGATCCATGGCACCTGGCGGCCGGGTTGGTGGGAGGCCCCCTGCGCCTGATGCTCGTGACGCTCGGGGAGCGGGGCGCCGCCTGCGTGACCGCGCCCGACTTCCAGGACGACCCGGCGGGATGGGCGGAGGCGCGCCGGGCGCTCTTCCCGCGGGGCACCGCGACCAGCCGGCACATCACCGCCCTGGAGGTCGTGGCCGATCCCGACCCCACCGGATGTGGGGACGTGTGGGGCGCCACCTGTTTCGCGCGGCTGCTGGCCGGCGACGCGCTCGCGGAGGCCATGAGCCGGGCCAACCGGGTCGCCGCGCGGAACGCCGCCCTCAACGGCGCCACCGGCCTTCATCTCCACCTTGCGGGCAAGCTGGCTTCGGAGGTGTCACGATGA
- the pruA gene encoding L-glutamate gamma-semialdehyde dehydrogenase: MSSRAHPPAAVNEPILSYAPGSAERTALKDALATHAGQQIEIPLLIDGREVRTGDTATAVVPHDHGHVLATWHRAGPEEVDQAIAAALRARHDWSRWPWEERARVFLKAAELLAGPWRQTLNATTMLNQSKTAFQAEIDAACELIDFWRFNVHFAAELYAEQPRSSAGVWNWTDHRPLEGFVYAVSPFNFTAIGGNLSGAPALVGNTVVWKPSDSAVVSNYYVARLLEAAGLPPGVINFIPGDPVMITERVLAHPEFAGLHYTGSTTVFRSLWKQIGDNLDRYRAYPRIVGETGGKDFVVAHPSADPAALRVGLIRGAFEYQGQKCSAASRAYIPESVWARMGSDLVDETESLAMGDPADFRNFLGAVIHERAFDKIAGYIERARGAASVDVVAGGQTDKSRGWFVRPTILRTTDPGYEAMCEEIFGPVLTVHVYPDQDWERILELADRSTPYALTGAVFADDRAALQQAYDRLRDAAGNFYLNDKPTGAVVGQQPFGGGRASGTNDKAGGPANLLRWLSPRSVKETLVPPRDYRYPFMAEE, translated from the coding sequence ATGAGCAGCCGAGCCCATCCGCCCGCGGCCGTCAACGAGCCGATCCTCTCCTACGCGCCGGGCAGTGCCGAGCGTACGGCGCTCAAGGACGCCCTGGCCACCCATGCCGGTCAGCAGATCGAGATCCCGCTCCTGATCGACGGGAGAGAGGTGCGTACGGGCGACACCGCCACGGCCGTGGTGCCCCACGACCACGGCCACGTGCTCGCGACCTGGCATCGGGCCGGACCCGAAGAAGTGGACCAAGCGATCGCCGCCGCGCTCCGCGCCCGCCACGACTGGAGCCGGTGGCCGTGGGAGGAGCGGGCACGTGTGTTCCTGAAGGCGGCGGAGCTGCTCGCCGGTCCGTGGCGGCAGACGCTGAACGCGACCACCATGCTCAACCAGAGCAAGACCGCGTTCCAGGCCGAGATCGACGCCGCGTGCGAGCTCATCGACTTCTGGCGCTTCAACGTGCATTTCGCGGCCGAGCTGTACGCGGAGCAGCCGCGGTCGAGCGCCGGGGTGTGGAACTGGACCGATCACCGGCCGCTGGAGGGCTTCGTCTACGCCGTCAGCCCGTTCAACTTCACCGCGATCGGCGGCAACCTCTCGGGCGCGCCGGCACTCGTCGGCAACACCGTGGTGTGGAAGCCGTCCGACTCGGCGGTGGTGAGCAACTACTACGTCGCCCGCCTGCTGGAGGCGGCCGGACTGCCTCCGGGTGTGATCAACTTCATCCCCGGCGATCCCGTGATGATCACGGAGCGCGTGCTCGCGCATCCGGAGTTCGCGGGGCTCCACTACACCGGCTCCACGACCGTTTTCCGCTCGCTCTGGAAGCAGATCGGCGACAACCTGGACCGATACCGCGCCTATCCCCGCATCGTAGGCGAGACGGGGGGCAAGGACTTCGTGGTGGCGCACCCGTCCGCCGACCCGGCGGCGCTGCGCGTGGGACTGATCCGAGGCGCGTTCGAGTACCAGGGCCAGAAGTGCAGCGCCGCTTCGCGCGCGTACATCCCCGAGAGCGTGTGGGCCCGCATGGGCTCGGACCTGGTGGACGAGACGGAGTCGCTCGCCATGGGGGATCCCGCGGACTTCCGCAACTTCCTGGGCGCCGTCATCCATGAGCGCGCGTTCGACAAGATCGCGGGCTACATCGAACGCGCACGCGGCGCCGCTTCGGTGGACGTGGTGGCCGGCGGACAGACCGACAAGAGCCGGGGGTGGTTCGTCCGACCCACGATCCTGCGCACCACCGATCCGGGGTACGAGGCGATGTGCGAGGAGATCTTCGGCCCCGTCCTCACCGTCCACGTCTATCCCGATCAGGACTGGGAGCGGATCCTCGAGCTCGCGGATCGCTCGACGCCGTACGCACTGACCGGCGCCGTGTTCGCCGATGATCGCGCAGCGCTGCAGCAGGCCTACGACCGTCTGCGCGACGCCGCCGGGAACTTCTACCTCAACGACAAGCCCACCGGCGCGGTGGTGGGACAGCAGCCGTTCGGGGGTGGCCGCGCGTCGGGGACGAACGACAAGGCGGGCGGTCCCGCGAACCTGCTGCGCTGGCTCTCGCCGCGCAGCGTGAAGGAGACGCTGGTGCCGCCCCGGGACTATCGCTACCCGTTCATGGCAGAGGAGTAG
- a CDS encoding NifU family protein, which translates to MTPGGAVVTVEDQIEAVLEAIRPALHMDGGDVEFVGFRPEDGIVEIRWLGACVSCPISMQTLKLGIERRLVESVPEVTEVLAV; encoded by the coding sequence GTGACGCCAGGAGGCGCGGTGGTCACGGTCGAGGACCAGATCGAAGCGGTGTTGGAGGCGATCCGCCCGGCGCTGCACATGGATGGCGGTGACGTCGAGTTCGTCGGCTTCCGGCCGGAGGACGGCATCGTCGAGATCCGCTGGCTGGGCGCCTGCGTGTCGTGCCCCATCTCCATGCAGACGCTGAAGCTGGGCATCGAGCGTCGCCTCGTGGAGAGCGTTCCCGAAGTCACCGAAGTCCTCGCCGTCTGA
- a CDS encoding Mrp/NBP35 family ATP-binding protein, with amino-acid sequence MNPESLKQALVAALTGVRNPRTGTDVLAGGQVKDLEVSEEGEARFSFALGPSDAGTLVRDARAAAEGVTGIKAVKVNVELPRAGGDRPPRQPGLQPGSVPAPTPKPGILPDVRHVVAVSSGKGGVGKSMVAANLAAALAAGGARVGLLDADVYGPNIPIMFGETRRPAVTGGKGQERIEPLEAHGVRLMSLGFLLETDQPAIMRGPLIAGVLRQFIEQVAWGALDVLVVDMPPGTGDAQLSLVQTIDVDGAVLVSTPQDVSTGDVRRAVRMFERVNTRVLGIVENMSGLVCPHCSEVIDVFGQGGAEALAGEMDLPFLGRVPLDPAVRASGDQGRPIVLSHPESPAAAALRAVADTVLAAVEAA; translated from the coding sequence ATGAATCCCGAGTCACTGAAGCAGGCTCTCGTCGCCGCATTGACCGGCGTGCGCAATCCCCGCACCGGCACCGACGTGCTCGCCGGCGGTCAGGTCAAGGACCTCGAGGTCAGCGAGGAAGGAGAAGCGCGCTTCTCCTTCGCGCTGGGTCCGTCGGACGCCGGGACGCTCGTGCGCGACGCGCGCGCAGCGGCCGAGGGGGTCACGGGCATCAAGGCCGTCAAGGTCAACGTGGAGCTGCCGCGCGCTGGAGGAGATCGGCCCCCGCGGCAGCCCGGGCTCCAACCGGGCAGCGTGCCGGCGCCCACGCCCAAGCCCGGGATCCTGCCCGACGTCCGGCACGTGGTCGCGGTCAGCTCCGGCAAGGGTGGGGTGGGCAAGTCGATGGTGGCGGCCAACCTCGCCGCCGCGCTGGCGGCCGGCGGCGCGCGCGTCGGTCTCCTGGACGCGGACGTCTACGGACCCAACATCCCGATCATGTTCGGGGAGACGCGCCGACCTGCCGTCACCGGGGGCAAGGGCCAGGAGCGGATCGAGCCCCTGGAGGCCCACGGCGTACGCCTCATGAGCCTCGGATTCCTGTTGGAGACGGATCAGCCCGCCATCATGCGCGGTCCGCTCATCGCCGGTGTGCTCCGGCAGTTCATCGAGCAGGTGGCCTGGGGCGCGCTCGACGTGCTCGTCGTGGACATGCCTCCGGGCACCGGCGACGCGCAGCTCTCGCTGGTGCAGACCATCGACGTGGACGGCGCGGTGCTCGTCTCCACGCCCCAGGACGTCAGCACGGGGGACGTCCGGCGTGCGGTGCGGATGTTCGAGCGCGTCAACACGCGCGTGCTCGGCATCGTCGAGAACATGAGCGGGCTCGTGTGCCCGCATTGCTCGGAGGTGATCGACGTGTTCGGGCAGGGCGGTGCCGAGGCCCTGGCGGGCGAGATGGACCTGCCCTTCCTCGGGCGGGTCCCGCTCGACCCGGCCGTACGCGCCTCGGGCGACCAGGGGCGGCCGATCGTGCTGTCCCATCCGGAGTCTCCGGCCGCGGCGGCGCTGCGCGCGGTCGCGGACACCGTGCTGGCGGCGGTGGAGGCCGCATGA
- a CDS encoding LiaF-related protein, producing the protein MLRTQALLGAALLCAASATAVAAQDWRDFASSRVRTQERSLDVEVRYGAGRVQLRPATGSVLYRVQLRYDADTFTPVASYRSGRLEVGVDGRGNSIDLKGDSQGALDLELARGVPIDLDLEMGAVRSELELGGLSLTTLDLKTGASETVVRVGEPNPVEAGSVSVQVGAADFRFEGMGNLNAERMEVHAGIGDVTLDLDGRWRRDARLSVEMGLGSLELRIPPGLGVEIEQDSFLTGMDAESLERRDGRWVTPDFDRAERRIRISIEAAFGRIRVVPTR; encoded by the coding sequence GTGCTGCGCACGCAGGCGCTGCTCGGCGCGGCGCTCCTGTGCGCCGCGAGCGCGACGGCGGTCGCCGCCCAGGACTGGCGTGACTTCGCCAGCTCGCGCGTGCGCACGCAGGAGCGCTCCCTGGATGTGGAGGTGCGCTACGGGGCGGGTCGCGTGCAGCTCCGCCCCGCCACGGGATCGGTGCTCTACCGGGTCCAGCTGCGCTACGACGCCGACACCTTCACGCCGGTGGCGAGCTATCGCTCCGGCCGCCTGGAGGTCGGCGTCGACGGGAGAGGCAACTCCATCGACCTGAAGGGCGACAGCCAGGGCGCGCTCGACCTGGAGCTGGCGCGCGGCGTGCCCATCGACCTCGACCTGGAGATGGGTGCGGTGCGCTCGGAACTGGAGCTGGGCGGCCTCAGCCTGACGACCCTGGACCTCAAGACCGGCGCCTCCGAGACCGTGGTGCGCGTGGGCGAGCCCAATCCGGTGGAGGCCGGCTCGGTCTCCGTGCAGGTGGGCGCGGCCGACTTCCGGTTCGAGGGGATGGGCAACCTGAACGCCGAGCGCATGGAGGTCCATGCGGGCATCGGCGACGTGACCCTCGACCTCGACGGCCGCTGGCGGCGGGACGCCCGCCTGAGCGTGGAGATGGGGCTCGGATCGCTCGAGCTGCGCATCCCGCCGGGCCTCGGCGTGGAGATCGAGCAGGACAGCTTTCTCACGGGGATGGACGCCGAGAGCCTGGAGCGACGCGACGGCCGCTGGGTCACGCCCGACTTCGATCGGGCCGAACGCCGCATCCGGATCTCCATCGAGGCCGCCTTCGGGCGCATCCGCGTCGTCCCCACCCGCTGA
- a CDS encoding polymer-forming cytoskeletal protein has translation MRGLVSRPGALVALLLSLPLWAVPAMAQEPTVVSSQVAVSSAEARLELELADGDAVEIALADGEVRIGGDVVASFRSGDDLDRAWRTLLSRAIALSGVELSEALVEWAPPAGLDGDALDAARRIDRALEEAAAPSVAVAPTAPAAGIEVDGLRGLLGLLRHADRLAELGPALEGVDVEDLQLYIGEDGRIAEGEVVDRSVLIVDGNLNVDGRVTGDVIVVGGRLRVSDSGEIEGDVRLLDARLSDDGEIGGDVTRLRADPERRVELPDLDSLRDEIRSEVEREMGRSMRDDVRRSVRSPFRNVAAGIGGILENLLTFGVLCAIGAVLLHFAGPRMEAVAETARLYPARSAAVGLAGAFLLVPAWVLGIVALVISIVGIPLAIAWIPLFPLAAGLAALAGALAVAINVGEWIRTHDVRGFEWAREPGTLYRMAAGLAAATLVFVAANTLQMAGSLLGFLHGLLSAVGTLAILAMATVGFGAVLLTRGGSRPDLVGESFTFDDWKSGWRSERWGRGTAGMDEPTPDTYASEPTTDAPPPTGPAVDEVELAFDDVETDVPSPSPEDEDARDDDRRGPGAEG, from the coding sequence ATGCGCGGGCTCGTCTCTAGACCGGGGGCCCTGGTGGCCCTCCTGCTCTCGCTCCCGCTGTGGGCCGTTCCGGCCATGGCGCAGGAGCCCACCGTGGTCTCCAGCCAGGTCGCGGTATCGTCCGCGGAGGCACGCCTGGAGCTCGAGCTGGCGGACGGCGACGCCGTCGAGATCGCCCTCGCGGACGGAGAGGTCCGGATCGGCGGCGACGTGGTGGCCTCCTTCCGCTCGGGGGACGACCTCGATCGGGCGTGGCGCACGCTCCTCTCGCGCGCCATCGCGCTGAGTGGCGTGGAGCTGTCCGAGGCGCTGGTGGAGTGGGCCCCTCCGGCCGGCCTCGACGGCGACGCGCTGGACGCCGCTCGGCGCATCGATCGCGCCCTCGAGGAAGCCGCCGCGCCCTCGGTGGCCGTGGCTCCGACCGCACCGGCCGCGGGGATCGAGGTGGACGGGCTGCGGGGTCTGCTCGGGCTGCTCCGACACGCCGACCGGCTCGCGGAGCTGGGACCGGCGCTCGAAGGCGTGGACGTCGAGGATCTGCAGCTGTACATCGGCGAGGACGGACGCATCGCCGAGGGCGAGGTGGTCGACCGCAGCGTCCTGATCGTCGACGGCAACCTGAACGTCGATGGCCGCGTGACGGGGGACGTGATCGTCGTCGGCGGTCGCCTGCGGGTGTCCGACAGCGGCGAGATCGAAGGGGACGTGCGTCTGCTCGATGCGCGCCTCTCGGACGACGGTGAGATCGGAGGAGACGTCACGCGTCTGCGGGCGGATCCCGAGCGCCGTGTGGAGCTGCCCGACCTGGACAGCCTGCGCGACGAGATCCGCTCCGAGGTCGAGCGCGAGATGGGACGCAGCATGCGCGACGACGTGCGTCGCAGCGTGCGCAGTCCCTTCCGCAACGTGGCGGCCGGCATCGGTGGGATCCTGGAGAACCTGCTGACCTTCGGCGTGCTCTGCGCGATCGGGGCGGTGCTGCTCCACTTCGCGGGACCGCGCATGGAGGCGGTCGCCGAGACCGCGCGCCTCTACCCGGCGCGCTCGGCCGCCGTGGGCCTGGCCGGCGCCTTCCTGCTGGTCCCCGCCTGGGTGCTGGGCATCGTGGCGCTCGTGATCTCGATCGTGGGGATCCCGCTGGCCATCGCCTGGATCCCGCTCTTCCCGCTCGCCGCGGGCCTGGCGGCCCTGGCCGGCGCGTTGGCTGTGGCCATCAACGTGGGCGAGTGGATCCGCACGCACGACGTGAGGGGCTTCGAATGGGCCCGCGAGCCCGGCACGCTCTACCGCATGGCGGCCGGCCTCGCGGCCGCGACGCTGGTGTTCGTCGCCGCCAACACGCTGCAGATGGCGGGCTCCCTGCTGGGATTCCTGCACGGCCTGCTGTCGGCGGTGGGCACGCTGGCCATCCTGGCGATGGCCACCGTGGGCTTCGGGGCCGTGCTCCTCACGCGAGGCGGCTCCCGGCCCGACCTGGTGGGCGAGAGCTTCACCTTCGACGACTGGAAGTCGGGCTGGCGCTCGGAGCGCTGGGGACGCGGCACGGCGGGGATGGACGAGCCCACCCCCGACACGTACGCCTCGGAGCCCACGACCGACGCGCCGCCGCCCACCGGACCGGCGGTGGACGAGGTCGAGCTCGCCTTCGACGACGTCGAGACCGACGTGCCGTCACCGTCCCCCGAGGACGAGGACGCGCGCGACGACGACCGGCGCGGTCCCGGCGCCGAGGGCTGA
- a CDS encoding zf-HC2 domain-containing protein yields MNGHLHTAELQALLDGRLSREETLVAEGHLASCARCRGEYARWTRLFGAMSSLPALRPRADFADRVLDRVAGIRPMVAPGAVPAALEGWHPTPEELLDAVDGVMPAEADARVRQHLAACSACAADHTRWEGLFTRLAELPQAAPAPGFAARVLAQVPAAQPRTVRGRVQLWAARSGAALARIHPRGWAAIAGVATAPAAVAALLLWSLFSNPMVTASAVARYAGWKLLEWSAAAWSPIATLLATIDPQRIQALSSPATLAGGFLLFSALTLIALWVLYRNLLIPHRSSGGSYARARL; encoded by the coding sequence ATGAACGGACACCTGCACACCGCTGAGCTCCAGGCGCTCCTGGACGGCCGGCTCTCCCGCGAGGAGACCCTGGTCGCCGAGGGGCACCTGGCCTCGTGTGCCCGGTGTCGGGGCGAGTACGCCCGCTGGACGCGGCTCTTCGGCGCCATGTCCAGCCTCCCCGCCTTGCGGCCCCGCGCCGACTTCGCCGATCGCGTGCTCGATCGGGTGGCCGGGATCCGGCCCATGGTCGCGCCGGGGGCCGTCCCGGCGGCGCTGGAGGGGTGGCATCCGACGCCGGAGGAGCTGCTGGACGCCGTGGACGGCGTGATGCCGGCCGAAGCCGACGCCCGGGTGCGACAGCATCTCGCGGCCTGCAGCGCCTGCGCGGCCGACCACACCCGGTGGGAGGGGTTGTTCACCCGCCTGGCGGAGCTGCCGCAGGCGGCGCCGGCACCGGGCTTCGCGGCCCGCGTGCTGGCCCAGGTGCCTGCGGCCCAGCCCCGCACGGTCCGCGGTCGGGTGCAGCTGTGGGCGGCGCGTTCCGGGGCCGCCCTGGCCCGCATCCACCCGCGCGGCTGGGCTGCCATCGCGGGCGTCGCCACCGCGCCGGCCGCGGTGGCCGCGCTGCTCCTGTGGAGCCTGTTCTCGAATCCGATGGTCACCGCCTCGGCGGTGGCCCGCTATGCCGGCTGGAAGCTGCTCGAGTGGTCCGCTGCGGCGTGGAGCCCGATCGCCACCCTTCTGGCGACGATCGATCCCCAACGCATCCAGGCCCTCTCCTCCCCTGCGACCCTGGCAGGAGGGTTCCTCCTGTTCAGCGCGCTGACGTTGATCGCGCTGTGGGTCCTGTATCGGAACCTGTTGATCCCTCACCGCTCGTCGGGTGGTTCGTATGCGCGGGCTCGTCTCTAG
- a CDS encoding sigma-70 family RNA polymerase sigma factor, whose translation MAEASRVERTNPTPAPAVGAGVVVDDRELVTRALRGRESAFRELLERYERPIFSLILRMVRDRSLAEDLAQETFIRAFNALGRYDPRYKFSSWIFKIANNLTIDHLRKRKLDTVSIDGSPHATSAEEQAQSRLTVESDGESPQEFVENRELGAQIEEAIGRLRPEYRTAVLLRHVEGYAYEEIAQIMEIPLGTVKTYLHRARHELMGLLEPVRP comes from the coding sequence ATGGCCGAAGCATCGCGCGTCGAACGCACGAACCCGACCCCCGCTCCCGCGGTGGGGGCCGGTGTCGTCGTGGACGATCGCGAGCTCGTCACCCGCGCGCTCCGGGGGCGCGAGTCCGCGTTCCGCGAGCTGCTCGAACGCTACGAGCGTCCGATCTTCTCGCTGATCCTGCGGATGGTGCGGGACCGATCGCTGGCCGAGGACCTGGCCCAGGAGACGTTCATCCGGGCCTTCAACGCGCTGGGCCGCTACGACCCCCGCTACAAGTTCTCGAGCTGGATCTTCAAGATCGCCAACAACCTGACGATCGATCACCTGCGCAAGCGCAAGCTCGACACGGTCTCGATCGACGGCTCCCCCCACGCCACGAGCGCCGAAGAGCAGGCCCAGTCCCGTCTGACCGTGGAGTCGGACGGCGAGAGCCCGCAGGAGTTCGTGGAGAACCGCGAGCTGGGCGCCCAGATCGAGGAGGCGATCGGCCGCTTGCGGCCGGAGTACCGGACCGCCGTGCTGCTCCGCCACGTGGAAGGATACGCCTACGAGGAGATCGCCCAGATCATGGAGATCCCGCTCGGGACCGTGAAGACGTATCTGCACCGCGCCCGCCATGAGCTGATGGGCCTGCTGGAGCCGGTACGCCCGTGA
- a CDS encoding ubiquinone/menaquinone biosynthesis methyltransferase, translating to MPTPSEARPSEGADRERQVRRIFSEIAPRYDLLNHVLSLNIDRRWRRRAIDRLGWERTPEGRFLDGCAGTYDLALELARRPAFRGRVVASDFAHPMLVQGRPKLAGTGITSLCADSLRLPFPDASFDGATVGFGVRNLADLDRGLRELARVLRPGARAVILEFTTPPSRLMRSLYLFYFHHILPRVGRWVSGHPWAYTYLPESVKEFPGPEELAERMRRAGFSDARWSLVSGGIAAIHVAER from the coding sequence ATGCCCACCCCGTCCGAGGCGCGCCCCTCCGAAGGGGCCGACCGCGAGCGACAGGTCCGGCGGATCTTCTCCGAGATCGCCCCCCGCTACGACCTGCTGAACCACGTCCTCAGCCTCAACATCGACCGGCGCTGGCGGCGTCGGGCCATCGACCGGCTGGGGTGGGAGCGCACCCCGGAGGGACGGTTCCTGGATGGGTGCGCCGGCACGTACGACCTGGCCCTCGAGCTGGCGCGGCGGCCGGCATTCCGGGGTCGGGTCGTGGCCTCCGACTTCGCCCATCCCATGCTGGTCCAGGGCCGTCCGAAGCTGGCGGGGACGGGGATCACGTCCCTCTGCGCCGATTCGCTCCGGCTGCCCTTCCCGGACGCGTCCTTCGACGGGGCCACGGTGGGCTTCGGCGTGCGCAACCTCGCCGACCTGGACCGGGGCTTGAGGGAGTTGGCGCGCGTGCTGCGGCCGGGCGCGCGGGCCGTGATCCTCGAGTTCACCACGCCGCCGAGCCGGCTGATGCGCTCCCTGTATCTGTTCTACTTCCACCACATCCTGCCCCGGGTGGGGCGGTGGGTCTCCGGCCACCCCTGGGCCTACACCTACCTGCCCGAGTCCGTGAAGGAGTTCCCGGGGCCGGAGGAGCTGGCGGAGCGCATGCGGCGGGCCGGCTTCTCCGACGCCCGCTGGTCGCTCGTCAGCGGGGGGATCGCGGCGATCCACGTGGCGGAGCGCTGA